From Thermothelomyces thermophilus ATCC 42464 chromosome 6, complete sequence, the proteins below share one genomic window:
- a CDS encoding ERG4/ERG24 ergosterol biosynthesis-like protein, with protein sequence MSETKTMSEEVKEVTVTKADLKSKDFVPRGNKSSSPFNTSLYLGLRAVDCCWQYLVLSQGYGSYVIRLLRGAVIPTAAAAETGVGLIDDLGLSGFRLVLLLMNVLAAAKHFWFVLRVAEEAWTLPGAIIVGLDNIFFDTLNNFLFLCAATSATSHPSGETLSNPYLLAGFSLFVLGIGLECACEIDRKRFKTDKRNKGKPYTGGLFAVVRHPNYAAFTIWRAGLAVATSGITAGLLIATFFTWDFSNRAVPALDEYCSKRYGQMWADYKKKTRFTLIPYVL encoded by the exons GTCACCAAAGCCGACCTCAAGAGCAAGGACTTTGTGCCGCGAGGCAACAAGTCGTCCTCGCCTTTCAACACGTCGCTGTACCTTGGCCTGAGAGCGGTCGACTGCTGCTGGCAGTACCTGGTCCTCTCCCAGGGCTACGGCTCATATGTCATCCGCCTGCTCCGGGGCGCCGTCATTCcgaccgccgcggcggccgagaCGGGCGTCGGACTCATCGACGACCTCGGCCTCTCGGGCTTCCGACTGGTCCTGCTCCTGATGAACGTCCTGGCCGCCGCCAAGCACTTCTGGTTCGTCCTGCGcgtcgccgaggaggcctgGACCCTGCCGGGCGCCATCATCGTGGGCCTCGACAACATCTTCTTCGACACGCTCAACaacttcctcttcctctgcGCCGCCACCTCGGCCACCTCGCACCCGTCCGGCGAGACGCTGTCGAACCCCTATCTGCTGGCCGGCTTCtccctcttcgtcctcggcATCGGCCTCGAGTGCGCCTGCGAGATCGACCGCAAGCGCTTCAAGACGGACAAGAGAAACAAGGGCAAGCCGTACACCGGCGGCCTCTTCGCCGTCGTCCGCCACCCCAACTATGCCGCCTTCACCATCTGGCGGGCCGGCCTCGCCGTGGCCACGAGCGGCATCACGGCCGGCCTGCTCATCGCCACCTTCTTTACCTGGGACTTTTCGAACCGCGCTGTCCCGGCGCTGGACGAATACTGTTCGAAGCGA TACGGGCAAATGTGGGCCGATTACAAGAAGAAGACCCGCTTCACCCTGATTCCGTATGTGCTTTAA